The genomic interval GTCGCAACGCATAGCGCCCTCTTCACATTCGGAAATATTTCCGAAGCGGAACATCTCCTTTATCTTTTCAAGATATGCCACAACCTCGTCTGCACTGTGAAAATCGGGCTGTGTAACAATCTCGATAAGAGGCACACTGGTTCTGTTAAAGTCAACAAGAGTTGTGTCTGCCCAGTCGTCGTGAACTAATTTGCCCGCATCCTCTTCCATATGGATTTGCTTAATTCTTATTTTGCTTGTGCCCTCTTTAGTGGTAACCTCAACAAGACCGTTTGTGCAAATGGGGTGGAAAAGCTGAGTTATCTGATAGGCACAGGGAAGGTCGGGATAATAGTAGTTCTTTTTGTCAAAGGTGCTGTAGCGGTTGATTTCGCAATTCAGCATAAGACCTGCTGTAGCGGCAAGCTCAACAACTCTCTTATTCATTACAGGGAGCATACCCGGCATACCCGAGCAAGCGGGACATACACAGTCATTGGGCTCTATTGCTTCGGAATGGCCGCCGCAGGCGCAGAAAATTTTAGAATTTGTCTGCAGCTCAACGTGGGTTTCAAGACCGATAGTAACCTCGTATTTCATTAACAGCACACCCCTTCCGTTGCTTTGGCAAGGCTTAAGAGCATACTCTCATCAAAATAGTTGCCCATAAGCTGAACCTTATTGCTTACAAGAGCAGGCATTCCCGTAATACTGGGAATAGCTGTATATACACTCTCTTCAAAAACCTTTACAAAAGCGTCCTTTATGTCATATGGCTTGTACTCTGCCTTTGAGATGGCAGGTAAAAGCACTGCATCGTAGCCTTTGAAAATTTCCTTCATTTTTTCAACAACTATACGGCGAATACGCAAGGATTTGTCATAACACTCTGTGTATCTGCCCTTGGAAAGAGCCTCGGAGCCGTAAATAATAGTTGCTTTGGTAAGGAAATTGAAGCCCTCAGTACGTGTATTTACATAAAGCTCGTCAATATTTGAATAGTTGGGAGTACGGTAGCCGAATTTAACGCCGTCATAACGGGATAAATTGTTACAGGTTTCAGCGCACATCAAAATCTGCCAAGCAGAATTTGCAAGCTTTGCAATATCGCTTGAAATCTCCTCAACAATTACGCCTTTTTTAATAAGGGCATTTTTATAATTTTCAATATAGCTTTTGGTAGCCTCGTCAACGTTTTCCAAAAGCTCTTTTATAATGCACACCTTTGCGCCTTTGATTTCTAAGTCGGTATCATAATCATAGCTTTTATTTTTAAGGCTTGTGCCGTCCTTCTCATCGTGGCCTGCGATAACGGTGAGAATTTCTTTAATATCGGAAATACTTCCTGCCATAACGCCGATTTGCTCAGCAGATGAGGCGCAGGGAATTACTCCGTAACGGGATACTGTTGAATAAGTAGGCTTAATGAACTTTACGCCCGAAAGAGCTGCCGCACGGCGAGGAGAGCCGTTAAGGTCAACGCAAAGTGCCGCTTTAACCTTTTTGTCGGCAACAAGCTCTGCCGCTGCGCCTTTAAGAGTGTCATTTTCAAAATAAGAAAATTCACCCACTAAATCAAGACCGAATTCACCCACGTTTGTTTTGCCCGAAATTGTATAGCCCTTTTTTTCAAGACGCTCTACTGCTGTTGCGCTGAAAAGAGGAGTAAAATTTTCAAGCATACGACTTCCTGCAGTTGCCGGTGTACCTTTTACAAGGATTGTATCGTCAACAGCAATATTTCCCTTTTCGTTTATCTGTGAAATATAATTCATATACAATCCCTCACTTTACAAGCTTAGGTACAACCCAGCTGTCCTCTGAGCGTTCAGCGCCGCAGTTGAGCAAATCTTCTCTGTCAAAGTCCTGCTTGCGAACATCCTCTCTGAGAACATTCTCCATAGGCATAACGTGTACCATAATATCTGTATTTTCTGTGTCGATAGTGTTTAAAAGCTTTTCGCTCTCTTCCATTTCAGAAAAAATGGAAACCATAGCCTGCTTTTCTTCTTCGGAAAAGGCAAGCTCGTTGAGCTGCTCCAAGCCTTTGAGCTGTTCTAAAGTCATAAGAAACTCTCCTATTCTCTAATAGAAATATTAGCTTCAAGAAGCTGTTGCTCTGTAACCTCGCTGGGCGCACCCAAGAGTAAATCCTGTGCGTTTCCGTTAAGAGGGAATGCTATAACGTCACGGATTGTTTCCTCGTCTGCAAGAAGCATAATCATTCTGTCAA from Oscillospiraceae bacterium carries:
- the gatC gene encoding Asp-tRNA(Asn)/Glu-tRNA(Gln) amidotransferase subunit GatC; its protein translation is MTLEQLKGLEQLNELAFSEEEKQAMVSIFSEMEESEKLLNTIDTENTDIMVHVMPMENVLREDVRKQDFDREDLLNCGAERSEDSWVVPKLVK